From one Eriocheir sinensis breed Jianghai 21 chromosome 60, ASM2467909v1, whole genome shotgun sequence genomic stretch:
- the LOC126985985 gene encoding uncharacterized protein LOC126985985, whose amino-acid sequence MLAAAQGWDEAEKALQLATALRGPAVEVLGHLPPAQRASYGSMAEALRRRFGHHLQAEVYRARLKKRTRERGETLSQLAQDVEALVRRSYPAAPEEMIVVLARDFFVDALHDQQLQIYVKQAHPGDLQVALARALEFEAFLKTTSGLGAAAQPRRDLRGRKAKVEKKAASRKASPDGFLGSCWGCGKKGHMRSRCPRERRTRSLDRLSSDAFQPCCKDCGKSGHRSGACPKPKEVVQAGNPDRLEKGAESQPSVPGPRLA is encoded by the coding sequence ATgctagctgctgcccagggctgggacgaagctgagaaggcgctgcagttgGCAACAGCGCTTCGGGGCCCAGCTGTGGAAGTGTTGGGGCACCTGCCGCCGGCCCAACGTGCCTCTTACGGGAGCATGGCGGAGGCCCTGCGGCGTCGTTTCGGGCACCACCTTCAGGCCGAGGTGTACCGAGCTCGCCTGAAGAAGCGGACTCGGGAGCGCGGCGAGACACTGTCGCAGCTGGCGCAGGACGTGGAAGCGCTGGTCAGAAGGTCGTATCCTGCTGCCCCGGAAGAGATGATCGTGGTGCTGGCCCGCGATTTCTTTGTTGACGCTCTGCACGACCAGCAGCTGCAGATTTACGTTAAGCAGGCGCACCCTGGGGACCTGCAGGTGGCGCTGGCGAGGGCCTTGGAATTCGAGGCCTTCCTGAAGACGACCAGCGGCCTAGGGGCGGCCGCCCAGCCCCGccgtgacctccggggccggaaggcgaaggtggagaagaaggcggcgtcgaggaaggcgagcccggacGGTTTTCTCGGCTCGTGTTGGGGCTGTGGCAAGAAGGGGCACATGCGCAGTCGTTGTCcgagggagcgaaggacgcgttcccttgaccgaCTGAGTTCTGACGCCTTTCAGccttgctgcaaggactgtggcaAGTCTGGCCACCGTTCGGGCGCCTGCCCCAAGCCAAAGGAGGTAGTGCAGGCGGGAAACCCGGACAGGCTGGAGAAGGGGGCCGAATCCCAGCCGTCAGTCCCCGGGCCCCGACTTGCGTAA